Below is a genomic region from Pseudarthrobacter sulfonivorans.
GATGGCCGACCCGACCATAAAGACGAACGGCAGCGGGACGAGATCGGCCACGAGCATCACCATCACAGCGACCGTCAGGCCAAGGTTGAACCAGAACAGTTTCGGGCGGAGCGTGGAGCGGTTGGGGTCCAGGGCGGTATCGGCAAGACCGCCGTCCTGTTCTTCCACCAGCGTTTCGGTGCGTTCCAGGACAGCCACTGACGAACCTTCCGGAGAGTAGCCGCCGACGGCGGGACTTCCGGTTCCGGGGGAACGTGACCCACTGCGGCCGGTACCGGCGGAGGCAGCGGCGGTGCCGCCGTCGGAAGCGCCGCCGTCGAACTTTTCAGCAGTGTCCGGGACTCCCCAGATTTCCGGTGCAATGGCGCGGAGGCGGTTGCGTTCCTGCAGGCCCAGCAGCCAGGCGAAGCCGAAGACCACTACCAGGCCGGCGATGAGGGACGGGATCATCGGGACAAAAACGTCGTTGACGTCGAGGTGGAGCGCGGTGGCGGCGCGGGCCGTGGGACCGCCCCACGGCAGGATGTTCATGGTGCCGTTGGCCAGGCCGGCCACGCAGGTGAGGACAACGGGGCTCATCTTCAGGCGCAGGTAGACGGGCAGCATGGCCGCGGTGGTGAGGATGAAGGTGGTGGAGCCGTCGCCGTCCAGGGAGACCGCGGCCGCCAGGATCGCGGTGCCGAGCACCACCTTGGCAGGGTCATTGCCGAGCTTCCGGAGGATGAACTTCACCAGCGGATCGAACAGCCCGACGTCGATCATCAGGCCGAAGTAGATGATGGCGAACATCAGGAGGGCCGCCGTGGACGTCATGGACTTCATCGACTCCAGGACCATGTCCCCGATGCCCAGTCCGGCGCCTGCGAAGAGGCCAAAAACGGTGGGGACGATGATCAGCGCCAGTACTGGCGTCAACTTCTTCGTCATGATCAGCACCATGAATACCGCGATCATTGCGAATCCAAGTAATACCAGCACGGCCGGCTCCTTCTTGTGAACAACGCCACCGCAGTGTGACGCGTGCTACAGACATTAGGGTGGCGGAGGTCACGGCCGTGCCTTTGGCTCAATTGATTGGCATACTGCTTATTCGGAGCATTCTGCGCATTGTGCTCACGCCAATGCCTGAGGAAGGGAGAACCATGCCGCGTCCGCCACGCACCCCGCCCCTGCGGTTCTCCACGCAGACCCTCCTCCTTCAGCTGGGCGTGGTCCTGCTGGTGGTGCTGCTCAGCGCCGCTGTCCACGCCTGGCTGACCTACGACCGGGTGGGCCGCGAGGCGGAAAACCAGGCCCTGACGCTGGCCCGCGCCGTCGCCGCGGATCCTTCCGTGCAGGCTGACGTGCTAGCCATCAGCGCGGGCGCGGGCACTCCCCCGCCCGCCGTGCTCCGCGCCGGGCCGCTGATGGCAGCCGCCGAGGCGATCCGGACCCGTACCGGGGCACTGTTTGTGGTGATCACCGACGAAACCGGCCTGCGCCTGGCGCACCCGGACCCGGACCGGCTGGGCGAGAAGGTCAGCACCGATCCGTCCGAGGCCCTCGCCGGCCAGGAGGTCACTACCAGGAACACCGGGACACTGGGCCCGTCTGCCGGCGCCAAGGTTCCTGTTTACGCGCCCGGCACTGGCACGGTTGTGGGCGAGGTCAGCGTTGGGTACTCCATGGAGAGCGTGGGCCAAAGCGTTGCGCGCGACATCGGCCCGGTGGGGCTGACCGCCGCAGGTGCGCTGTTGGCGGGCGTGCTGGCCTCGTTCCTACTGCGGCGCCGGCTCCAGCGCCTGACGCTGGGCCTGGAGCCTGAGGAAATCAGCACGCTGGTGCACGACCAGGTGGCCGTTTTGCAGGGCGTGGACGACGGCGTCATCGGCGTTTCGGCCGACGGCAGGATCAGCGTGTTCAACGCAGCGGCGCAGCGCCTTCTGGAGCAGCCGGACCTTTCCGGGATGCCGTGGGCCGGCGCTCCTGTGCCCGAGCAGCTCAGGGCGTTGACCCGGCCGGACGCTGCGGAGGCGGACGCCATCGAGCTGGTAGCCGGCGGCAGTGTCCTGGTGGCCAGCGCGCGCAAGGCCCTGCATCGAAGCGAGGACCTGGGCTGGGTGGTGATGCTCCGGGACCGCACCGAACTCCAGCAGCTCACCCGGCAGCTCGACGCCGTGGGCACCATGTCCACGGCCCTGCGCGCCCAGCGCCACGAGTTCGCCAACCAGCTGCACACCATCGCCGGCCTCATGAGCATCGGGCAGCACCAACAGGCCCGCGAGTACCTGGCCGGGCTGGCCGCCACGGGGCCGCTGAAGTTCCCGGTGGACCAGGCGGAACTTTTGCAGGACCCCTACCTGCAGGCCTTTGTGGGCGCCAAGGGCGTGGAGGCCGACGAGCGCGGCGTGACGCTGCGGATCGGCCCCGAAACCCTGGTCCGCGGCCAGGTCACCGAGCCGCAGGACGTGACCACCGTACTGGGCAACCTGATCGACAACGCGGTGAACGCCGCCGTCGCGGGCTCCGCCCCGGACCGCTGGGTGGAGCTGGAGGTGCTGGATGAACCGCACGACGACGGCGGGACGCTGCACATCGTCGTCGCCGATTCCGGCGACGGGCTGGCCGCCGGAACGGACGCGGAAGCGGTCTTCGCCGAGGGATTTACGACGGCGGCTGGCCCAGTAGTGCCGGCTCCGGCGGCTGCCGGTGGACGGAGTGGCGGACGGAGTGGCGGGCAGGGGCTGGGCCTGGCCCTGGCCCGGAAGCTGGCCCGGCGCCGCGGCGGGGACGTCCGCTTGCTGGAGCCGGGGACACCGGGCGGACCCGGTGCCGTGTTTATGGCTTCCCTGCCACGCACAACGGCCGGGACCACCGCCGGGACACCTGCGGGGACCCAGGGTTTAGCTGGAAAGGACAATGATGCCTGAGGACTTCAGGGTGCTGATTGTGGACGACGATTTCCACGTGGCCAAGCTGCACGCAACGTATGTGGATTCGGTGGCGGGATTCCTGGCGCTGGCGCCGGTGGGGTCGGCATCCCTGGCGCTGCAGGCGATCCACAGCCTCCGCCCGGACCTGGTGCTGCTGGATGTCTACCTGCCGGACGCCTCAGGTCTCGACCTGCTGCAGCAGCTGGACGTGGACACCATGATCCTCAGTGCCGCATCGGACGCCGAGTCGCTGCGGAAGGCGTTCCGCCGCGGCGCCCTCGGGTACCTGTTGAAGCCCTTTACCGCCGAGTCGCTCTCGCAGCAGCTACGTTCGTATGCCCGGTACCGCAGGCTGCTGGGCCAGCCCGGGGCCCTGGACCAGGGCTCCGTGGAGCGGGCCAAACGGGCATTGATCCCCGGGGACGTGACGCCGGCGGCGAAACCCCGCTCCGCCACCGAGGCCGCGGTGTTGGAATCGCTGGTTGCCGGCGAACAGTATTCGGCGGTGGAAGTGGCCACCCGCGTGGGGGTTTCGCGGGCCACGGCGCAAAGGTACCTGTCCTCGCTGGCCGACGACGGCGCCGTCGACATCCAACTGCGCTACGGAACCACCGGACGCCCGGAACACCGCTACAGCCTCCCGGCCAGTTAACACACACCCGACCGGAGCCCGCAACTGCGAAGCGTCCGAACGCGGGACAGGCATCCGGAAGCGTGCGTCTAAGGGGGCCCACGCCGCCAGGGTTCCCTGTCCGAGCTTGCGAGGAGAGGGTGGCGGTGGGGAGGAACGAGCGAGCACGCGGAGGATGCCTGTCCCGCGCGAGGCCTTCTAGCTGGCGCTCTTCTGGGCCACGAGCTCGATTTCGACGAGCATCTTCGGGTCAAGGAACGGCAGGACGTGCACCAGGGCCAGCGTGGGGCGGATCTCGCCGAAGACTTCGCCGTGGGCGCGGCCGGCCTCTTCCCATTTGCTGATGTCCGTCAGGTACAGCTTGGACTGGACCACGTCTTCGAAGCTGAAGCCGGCATCGGCCAGGACCACGCCGAGCTTCTGCAGGATGTACTGGGTCTGCGTGTAGAAGTCCTCGCCCACAATGCCGTCCTCGCCGCTGGCGGCCGTGGCGGAAATGTAGAGCGTGTTGTCCACCTGGACGGCGCGGGAGTAGCCGAGGGTCTGCTCCCAGACGGAGCCGGTGCCGAATGTTTTGCGCATGGTGGGCCTTTCAGTGCCGAAAACGAGTCGGCACCACTTTAGGTTGGCTGGACGTCAAGCCGGTAAACCAGCAGCTTTATGTCGGTGCCCGGAATCAGCCAGTCACGCTCGGGGACGCGTTTGAAGCCGGTCTTCCGGTAGAGGCCATGGGCGCTCTCCCAGGTCCCGCCGGTGGTGAGGGCCACGCCGGTGATCCCCTCCAGCGATTTCGCATGCTCAATGATGGCTTCCACCATGGCCTTGCCTGCGCCGCTGCGCTGCACCGCCGGATCCACCACCAGCATCCGGAACTCCAGCTCATCCGGCAGGGCGATGTCGGCGAACGGTTCACCTGCCAGTGCCAGCGTCACGGAACCCACCACCTGCCGGTCCCGCTCGGCAACCCAGATCGTGGCCTTCGCCGCACGTGCGGCAACATCCTGGATCTGCTGCATATAGGGATGGTCCGCGCTGTCGAAATACCCTGCTGCCAGGTACGAGTCCACGGTGATCCTGGCGATGGCCTGGAAGTCTGCCTCAACGGCCGGTCGGATGGTTATTTGCGATTGCACCTGACAATGTTAGTGGCGCAGCATCGTCACAGCGGAAACTTGCCGGACAGCGCCAAGGTCCCGGCGCAGGTCCAGGCGGCCAGCCTGTCCTCGTCGGCGGGTCCGCCGTCCAGCGGACTGGCCAGCCGGGGACGCCGGACCCAGCAACCGGCTTCCTCGGCAATCAACGCACCGGCGGAGAAGTCATGTTCGTTGAGCCCGCGTTCACCGTAGGCGTCGTGGGTCCCGTCAGCCACCATGCAGAGGTCCAGCGCCGCGGAGCCCAGCCGCCGGACGTCGGCGAATCCATCCATGAGACTGCCCAGCAGTGCAGCCTGCTCGGCGCGGATGGCGGGGTCGTAACTGAAGCCGGTGGCGAGGATCTGCCCGGCGCGGTCCGGCGCCGGACCCTGGAGCTGGGTCACCCGGCCGCCCTCTTCCAGCCACGCACCCTGGCCGCGGGCAGCGTAGTAGACGCGGCCCAGCGCAGGGGCGTTGACGACGCCGGCCAGCCAGACGCCGTCGGCATCCGCCACTGCCACGGAGGTGGCGTAGTAGACGATGTTCCGGATGAAGTTGGTGGTACCGTCCAGCGGGTCGATGGACCAGCGATAACCGGTGGGGGCAGCGGGCCGGGTGGTCCCATGCTCCTCCCCCGTGATGGTGTCCTGTGGCCGGGCGGCCACGATGGCATCCCGGACGGCATTCTCCGCGGCGACATCAAAGGCCGTAACCCAGTCGCCGGCGTCGCCTTTGTTGCTGACGTCCAGGGTCTCGCCATCGCGGGAAGCCAGCACGGCGGCGCCGGCGGCGGCTGCTTGCCGGGCCACCGCAAGCAGTTCGGTGTTGAGGTCCGCGTGGCTCATTCGGCTGCCTCTTCTGATTCTGTGGGCGTTGGTGTGGGCGTGGCTTCGGCAGCGGAGGCCGGGCCGTTCGCAAGGAGCTCCCGGAAGCCGTCTTCGTCCAGGACGGGAATTCCGAGCTGTTCGGCTTTGTCCAGTTTGGTGCCTGCGCTTTCGCCGGCGACGACGTAGCTGGTGTTTTTGGAGACCGAGCCGGCAGCTTTGCCACCGCGCAGAAGGATGGCTTCCTTGGCCTCGTCCCGGCTGAAGTTCGGCAGGGAGCCAGTAACCACAATGGTCAACCCTTCCAGGGTCCGCGGCATGGATTCGTCGCGCTCGTCCTCCATGCGGACCCCGGCCGCAGCCCAGCGGTCAATGATTTCCACATGCCAGTCCTCGGCGAACCACTCCTTCAGTGCGGCCGCGATGGTTGGGCCGACGCCGTCCACATGGGCCAGGTCTTCCTCGGAGGCGTTCCGGATGCCGTCCATGGTGCCGAACGCGGTGGCCAGGGCGCGTGAGGCGCGGGGACCAACGTGCCGGATGGACAGGGCAACGAGCACCCGCCACAGCGGCTGCGTCTTGGCTTTGGTCAGTTCGTCGAAGAGCTTGTTCGTGGTTGCAGTGGGCTTGGACGGTGTTTTGGCCGTTGCCTTTGTCCAGAAGTACGGGACCAGCTCGAAGACGCCGGTGCCCACGCCCTTGGAACGCTTCTCGCGCAGGATCCGCACGTGCTCCAGGTCCGCCGCGGTTAGGGAGAAGAGCTCCGATTCGCTCACCAGCGGGCCTGGCCTGGGCTCGGCCGGATCGGTAAGTGCCACGGCAGCTTCCCCGCCGAGGGCCTCGATGTCGAAGGCACCGCGGCCGGCCAGGTGCGCCACGCGCTCCGTCAGCTGGATGGGACAGGATCTGGAATTGGGACAGCGGATGTCGATGTCTCCCTCCTTCGAGGGGGCGAGCTCCGTACCACAGGAGGGGCATACGGTGGGCATCACGAACTCGCGCAGTTCGCCCTCACGGCCTTTGCGCAGCGCCATCACGGGGCCAACGATCTCCGGGATGACGTCTCCGGCCTTGCGCAGCACCACGACGTCGCCGATCAGCACGCCCTTGGCCTTGACCACGTCCTGGTTGTGCAGCGTGGCACGGGCCACGGTGGAGCCGGCCACCTTCACTGGCTCCAGCACCCCGAACGGGGTCACGCGGCCGGTACGGCCCACCTGGACACGGATGTCCAGCAGCCGGGTGTGGACCTCTTCCGGCGGGTACTTGTAGGCGACGGCCCAGCGGGGAACGCGTGAGGTGTAGCCGAGGGCACGCTGGGTGGCGAGATCGTCAACCTTGACCACAATGCCGTCGATTTCATGCATGAGGTTGTGCCGTTGTTCTCCATAGCGCTGGATGAAGGCAAGGATCTCCGGCAGGCCCCTGAGAACCTCGAAGTAGGGGCTGACGGGAAGGCCCCATTGTTCCAGCACGGCGTAGGTCTGGGACTGGCTCAGGGTTTCCAGCCCTTCGCGCGCACCAATGCCATGGACAAACATCCGCAACGGACGCTTGGCGGTTTCCGCCGGATCCTTTTGCCTGATCGAACCGGCGGCGGCATTCCGGGGGTTGGCCAGCGGCGCCTTGCCGGCTTCGATCAGTGCCTCATTGAATTCCGCAAAAGCCTTGGAAGGGATAAAGACCTCGCCACGGATTTCCACCTCCGGGGGAAAGCCGGTGCCCGTCAGTTCCGTCGGGATTTCCTTGATCGTCAGGACGTTGTGGGTGATGTCTTCACCCGTGGTTCCGTCACCCCTGGTGGCCGCCCGGACCAGTTTCCCGTCGCGGTACAACAGGTTGACCGCGAGGCCGTCAATCTTCAGTTCCGTGAGCCACGCGAGCTGAGCCGTGTCCCCCAGCTTGCTGACGCCGGCCTCGGCTTTGGTGATCCAGGCCTCCAGCTCCTCCAGGGAAAAGACGTCCTCGAGGCTATACATCCGCTGCAGATGTTCGACGGCGGCGAACGCGGCTGAGACTTCCCCGCCAACCTCCTGCGTAGGCGAATCATTGGCTACCAGCTCCGGATGCAGGGCCTCGATCTCCTCCAGGCGCCGGAACAGTTCGTCGAATTCCGCGTCAGAGACCAGGGGTTCGTCCTCCTGGTAATACGCAAACCGGTACTTCCTGACCAGGTCCGTCAGATTCTCATATTCTTCGCGCACTGACCCAGCGGGGACGGCGTCCGGCTCGGTTAGTTCCTCAGTGCTGTTTGCTGTTTCCTCTGCGGGGACCGGTGCTGTGCTCACAGACCTATCTTGCCTTACCGCCCCGACATTGCGCCCAAACGCCCACTGCGCCGCCGTGCCCCTGGCGTTAAATGCCGCGGGGCCCGGTGGGCACGGAACGCCCCCGTGTAGGTAGCAGTAACTGTCGCTATGAGCGCACATAACGACAGTTACTGCTACCTAGTTGGGAAGGTCGGGGCTGGCGACAAGCTCGATCACCGGATAACAAAGGTCAGTGTGAGGCGGGGCGGTTCCGGCTCCACCAGGCGAAGGCGAGGCCGGCGACTCCCACCAGCACCACGCCCGCCATGATGGCCAGCAGGCCGGGCCCGCCGAAGAGGCCGGAGCCGTCGTTCCGGGAAACGGCGGCGGCCTGTGTGGGCTTGGCCGACTTGGTGACTGGCTTGTTCCAGTTCGATTCCGTGGACGGGGTTGCGGACGACGGCGGGCTGGGGATGGTGGTGCTGGGCGCGGCCGACGGCGATTCCTCAGTCGGCGAAACGCTCGGTTCCGGGGCGAGGGTGGCAATCGGTACCGGTGCTGGCGCCACCGGCGGCGGTGCCGGGGGCTGGGTTGGGACAACTGGGGACGGGACTACGGGCGGCACTTCAGGTTTGCCCTTACCTGGATCCTTAGGCTCAGCGCTGGCCGTTTCACAGTTCAGCAGGCACCACTGCGGCGTGGGGTCGCCGTCTTCGGCCTGCGCCGGGACCGCCGCCGAAAGGCCAACCAGGAGCGCCAGCACCGCAGCGGCCGCAGCAGCGGACACGTCGCGGAGCACGGATGAGGATCGGATCATGGTTACCTTTTCGACAGCGCCGCGCACCCCCCTGCCGCAGCGAACAGTGTTTCCGGTAGTCTCCTACAACGCGGCACGGGCCCGCAAATCCAATGGATTTACGGGCCCGTGGGAAGCAACGGCTCAGCCCCTGTTTTCCGGCGGCAGCGCAATCTGCAGTTTCCGTGCTTTGCCGCGGCCCACGATGTAGCCGCGGCCCGGTATGAACTCCGGGCTGACCCGGCCCAGCGACGTGTTGAGCAGGCTGTCCCCTTCGATGTCGCCCGGGTTGATGAGCAGGCCCCGGCGTCCGGATTTGAAGGGCTGCGACAGCGACCAGGCGGAGGACCAGGTTGATGTTTCCGATTCCCCGATGACCCACTGATCGGCCTTGATGGACGCCGTCACGAGCTGCGAAACGCGCGATTCCACCACGGTATCCGTGAAGTCGGTCAGGCCCTCGATGAAGATCGCCAGCTTCCCGGGGTTCCCGGAAGAGTGCTCCGTGAGGTCCTCGATGATCTCGGCCAGGTCATCGGCACCCACCACGGACCGGTTCCAGAGCGGCAGCGACGCCACCGCGGACCGGCGGGAGCCGATGTACACCAGCTCCGTGTCCGGGTTGGACCGGCGCAGCGCGTAGGCCAGGGTCACCAGCGCCACCGTCCTGCCCGCCCCTGGCGGACCCGCCAGAAGCAGCGGTCCCTGGGCCATGATCTCGGCCGGCTGCAGGGTTTCGTCGTCGACGCCGATGACGGGCAGGTCCGGGCTGCCGGAAGGCAGCACATCCAGGTCCACCTGTTCCGGAAGCCGCTGGATTTTTGGTGCCGATTCCAGCCCCTGGCGCAGCATCGCCTGGCTGAGCTTGTGGACTTCACGGGCCTGCAGCGCCAGGTTGGAGTTGCCGCCCAGGACGGCCAGCTGGACCTCGTAGCCGCCCAGCATGCCGCGCCCCGGCGGCGAGGAGCTGGTGAGGACGTCCTTGGCGACGTCCATGGACATGTAGTCGTCCTCGGACGTCAGCCGCAGCACCAGCCGGCGCTGGATGGAAGCCAGCAATGTCGCCGGTACGGCGTTCGGCCGGTCACCGGTGACCACCAAGTGGATCCCCAGGGGACGGCCGTCGGTGGCCAGCTGCAGGAAGACGTCCCAGAGTGCGGACAGGCGGCTGAATTCGTACGTTTCGCGGAACGCCGATATGCCGTCCAGCAGCACGAAGATCCGCTTCTCGTCCGGGCGGTTGGCCAGGGTCCGGTATTCCACGATGGTGGAGGCTCTGACCTCGGCGAACCGGGCGGACCTTTCGTCGGCGATGTCCCGGAGCAGGCGGAGCAGCCGGCCGACGCGTTCGACGTCGTCACCGTTGATGATCTCGCCGACGTGCGGCAGCTCTTCGAGCATCTTCAGCCCGGAGGAACCGCAATCGATCCCGTAGATGTGCACGGGCCCGCCCCGGGGCGTGACGGCGGCGGCAATCGCAATGCCGCGCAGGGCAGCGGATTTTCCGGAGCCGCCTGTGCCGTAGATGGCCATGTTGCCGTCCTGGTCCGGCTCGTAGAACACCGTGGGCTGTTCCTGGCGGGCGGGATCATCCGCCACACCCAGCAGCAGCCGTTCGTCCGTCCGGGGGTTCGGGAGCTTGGAAAAGTCGTACGTCTTGGCCAGCTCGTCCAGCCACGGTTTGCGCGGCGGCCGGATGGCCAGGGATTCCGCGGCCCTGACGATATTGGTGGTCATCCTGGCGATGTCGTTGGGGCCGGCCGGAGCTTCCTTGACGGGCTTCTCGGGGGCGGGCGCCTCCCAGCTGGGCCCTGACCCGAAGGCCATTTCCACGATGTCGATCTGCGGACGCTGGGGCTTCTCCGTGGTCCAGCCGCCGGCATAGCCGGTCTGGAACCCCTGGATACGGCCGGGCCCGGTCTTGGCGGCGCCGCGGCCCGGGATGGACGGGTCGAAGTAGGCCGCATCAGGCACGCCGAGGATGTCGGTGGCGTCATCCTCATCCGCCATGCGCAGGGCGACCCGGAGGTTGGTGTTGGCGCGCAGGCTGTCCTTGATGACGCCGGCGGGACGCTGCGTGGCGAGGATCAGGTGCAGGCCCAGGGACCGGCCACGGGCGGCAACATCCACCACACCGTCCACAAATTCGGGGACCTCGGTGGCCAGCGCCGCGAATTCGTCCACAACGATGATCAGGTACGGCGGCGCCTCCGGGTCGGCTTCGCGCTGGAGCCCGAGCAGGTCCTTGGCCTTCTTGCGGTTCAGCAGGTGTTCGCGGTAGTGCAGCTCCGCACGGAGGGAGGTCAGGGCACGGCGGACAAGGTGCTGGGAGAGGTCGGTGACCAGGCCCACGGTGTGGGGCAGGCTGAGGCAATCGGCGAACGCCGCCCCACCCTTGTAATCCACAAACAGGAAGCTCACGCGGTCCGGGCTGTAGGCGGCAGCCATGCCCATGACCCAGGACTGCAGGAACTCCGATTTGCCGGCGCCGGTGGTGCCGCCCACCAGCGCGTGCGGGCCTTCGTTCTTCAGGTCCAGGTAGAGCGGCTCGATGCCCTTGGAACCCACCAGGGCCCGGAGGGTACCGTTGTCCTTCCGGTTGGGAACCGCGGAGGCATGGACTGAATTGTTCTCCACCCAGCGCTCCGCCACGGCCTGCGGGTTGTCCAGGAAGTCCTTGCCGATCAGGGTGGCGTAGGATACCGCACGCGGCAGGTCGGAGTCGTCGCTGACCGGCTTGCCAACGTCCACCACGGGCGCCAGCATCCGGGCCAGCTGCGCGGCCAGGTCGGCGTCAAGGCTTTCGCAGCTCACGGGATACGTGTGCCGTCCCAGCCGCACCTGCCCGGTGGTGGTGCCGTTTTCGCCGTCAACCACCATAAAGTCCCGGCATGCGGCCGGGAGTGCCTGGATGTCGGTGGCCACCCACATCACGTGGACGCCGGAGTCCGGTCCGCGCTCGGCGAGGCGGGTCAGCCTGCCCCGGTCCACCGGAGCGTCGTCCTCGACGATGACCAGGACCGCCGGCAGCACCGGGACCGGGATCTCGTCCTTGGCAGGGTCCACGGATCCCCGGTGTTCGGGGGTGGAGCGCTTGGCCATGGCTTCGCGTGCGTCGAGCAGGTCCTCGAGCCTGGCCACGAGGGAGGAGCCGCTGGCTGAACCGGCGGCCAGGTGGTCGCCGTTGAGGGGGCTGTGGCCGGAGCCCACGTGGGGCAGCCACTGCAGCCAGTCCCAGCGCTGCCGGGATTGCGCCGACGTTATGGCCGTCACCACGGCCTCGGCCGGCGAGTGCAGGCCCACGAACTGCAGGACCATGCCGCGGGCAACGTCGTCAACCAGGCCCCGGGCTCCGGCCACGCCGAAGGACCCGGCCGTGCGCAGCTGGGAGACCACCGGGACACCCTCGATGTCCCTGAACTGCTTCAGGCAGTCCTGGATCTCGCGCATGAATTCAGCTTCGGTGTCGTTGCTGTGGGGTTCCTCGAACAGGATGCGAGATGTACTGGTGCCGAGCCCGAACCGCAGGCCCAGGAAACCGGTGTGCTCGGGGCGGTGGGTCCACAGCAGCGGACCGAGTTTGTAGATGGAATCCACGGTGTCGCTGACCGATGGTGATTCCTGCAGGCGGACCGCGCGTTCCACGTGCTGCAGTTCGGTGATGTCCTGCCGGAACGCAGCCATGGACTCCCGGAACTGTTTGAGCTGTTCCTTCTGCTGGCGCCTGGTCTGCATCTTGTGGTCCACGTAGTGACCCACAATGAACAGCGGCATCATCATCATGAACACCACCGAGAGGATGTTCCGCGTGACCGCGAACATGATGCCGCCCATCAGCAGCGGCGCCATCAGCATGATGTACGGGAACGGCTGGTGGTCCGGACGCTTGGGTCCGGCCGGTGGCACGCGCTTGGGCGCCTCAAAGCGGGGAACCACCCGCGGGGAGCGGTTGAAATCGACAAGGGGCGACGTCGGGGCTGCCGCCAGGTTGCGGCCCAGCGGCACCACGGTCACGGTGGTCTCCCCCAGCGTCACCGTGTCCGAGGAGTTCAGGGTGGCCCGGGTGACCGGCAGGCCGTCCATCAGGAGGCCGTTGGCGGAGTTCGTATCCACGATCTCCACGCTCTCGCCCACGGTGATGCGGGCGTGGCGTTTGGAGGTCAGGGGGTCCGTGAGCCGGATGTCCACGTCCCGGTCCCGGCCGATGTAGCTGGTGCCGGAAGGCAGCGAAAATTCCTGGCCGACGTCGGGCCCGGAAAGGATCCGCAGGGTGGCTGCGGCGGGTCCGCGGTTGGCGCCGGGTGCGTTGAAGAGTTCGCTGACCTCGGTCAGGGACACCACGGATCCCGGCCGCAGGCCCGATTCCAGGAGGTTGTCCGTGCGGGTCAGGACGCTGCCGCGCATGCCGCCGCCCACAAAGGCCTCGTCGATGCGCAGCGATAGGTTTTCCGGTGCCGGCGATCCCTTGCGGTCGGGGTCCGCGACCCAAAGCTGCGTGGCAATATCCGCCACCGTGGCCAGGCCGTCGACGGTGACGGCCAGGTCCTTGGTTTCCGCCGGGTCCCGGCGGAGTGTCAGCCGGATCCTCATCCTTCGTCCACGCCCCTCATCTTTTCTAGTAAGTGCAAATCATCGGGGGTGACCAGGTGGGACGTGACGGCGTGTTCGACGAGCCTCGCGCGCCGGTTGGTGGCCAGTTTCCCGCCGCCGCCGCGGAGGCCCACCACGCCCACGCGGTCAAGTTTGTCGCAGACGTTATCGAGCTTTCGGTTGAACCGGGTGAGTGCCCAGCCCAGGGTCTTGGCCGCTGCGGCCGAGGACGGGATGGCGCTGAATCCGGTCCCTTCCCGCCGCAGCATGGGTTCGGCCAGGGCCACGATGAGGGCCTTCTGAGAGTCGGTGAAGACCACGGGGCCGATGGTGGTATCGCCGTTGCTGTCATCCTCCCGTGATTCCTGGCGGAAGGACGGCGTCTTGAGGTGGACGGCGAACTCATACGTGGTGGGCCCGGCGGTGAAAATGACGTTCGTGTGGCTGAACACCAGCGGGATGCGCGCACCCGGCGACAGCCAGGCCTGCATCCCGCCGGAACCGTCGGCGACGGTGGCGGACAGCATCCCGCCCACGTTGCTCAGCCACCAGATCCCGTCGTAGCGGGCCACCTGCAGGAACTGGCGGTGAAGGTACGGGTTGTCGTCCACCTCAAGGTCGCCTTCGCGGCCGATGTTGAAGATTTCCTCATCGGACGGTTCGTACCATTCACCACAGAAATCTATTGCTAGATCCCCCATTTTCCGTGCCTCCTCGTCGGGCTCTGCCCGCGTTCACTAACGGTTCCGGTCTGCTCTGCCGTCACTTGCGGATGCA
It encodes:
- a CDS encoding CitMHS family transporter — translated: MLVLLGFAMIAVFMVLIMTKKLTPVLALIIVPTVFGLFAGAGLGIGDMVLESMKSMTSTAALLMFAIIYFGLMIDVGLFDPLVKFILRKLGNDPAKVVLGTAILAAAVSLDGDGSTTFILTTAAMLPVYLRLKMSPVVLTCVAGLANGTMNILPWGGPTARAATALHLDVNDVFVPMIPSLIAGLVVVFGFAWLLGLQERNRLRAIAPEIWGVPDTAEKFDGGASDGGTAAASAGTGRSGSRSPGTGSPAVGGYSPEGSSVAVLERTETLVEEQDGGLADTALDPNRSTLRPKLFWFNLGLTVAVMVMLVADLVPLPFVFMVGSAIALVVNFPNVKEQGAQLVAHSSSIVAVVSMVMAAAVLTGVLTGTGMVEAMSAWLVQIIPTEMGPFLAVITGVLSIPMTFFMSNDAFYFGVLPVLSETAAHYGISAAEMARASITGQPFHLQSPLVPAILLLVSLAKVDLGDHHKKVLWRTAVVSLVMLGVGMLTGAIGIG
- a CDS encoding sensor histidine kinase, translating into MPRPPRTPPLRFSTQTLLLQLGVVLLVVLLSAAVHAWLTYDRVGREAENQALTLARAVAADPSVQADVLAISAGAGTPPPAVLRAGPLMAAAEAIRTRTGALFVVITDETGLRLAHPDPDRLGEKVSTDPSEALAGQEVTTRNTGTLGPSAGAKVPVYAPGTGTVVGEVSVGYSMESVGQSVARDIGPVGLTAAGALLAGVLASFLLRRRLQRLTLGLEPEEISTLVHDQVAVLQGVDDGVIGVSADGRISVFNAAAQRLLEQPDLSGMPWAGAPVPEQLRALTRPDAAEADAIELVAGGSVLVASARKALHRSEDLGWVVMLRDRTELQQLTRQLDAVGTMSTALRAQRHEFANQLHTIAGLMSIGQHQQAREYLAGLAATGPLKFPVDQAELLQDPYLQAFVGAKGVEADERGVTLRIGPETLVRGQVTEPQDVTTVLGNLIDNAVNAAVAGSAPDRWVELEVLDEPHDDGGTLHIVVADSGDGLAAGTDAEAVFAEGFTTAAGPVVPAPAAAGGRSGGRSGGQGLGLALARKLARRRGGDVRLLEPGTPGGPGAVFMASLPRTTAGTTAGTPAGTQGLAGKDNDA
- a CDS encoding response regulator, translated to MPEDFRVLIVDDDFHVAKLHATYVDSVAGFLALAPVGSASLALQAIHSLRPDLVLLDVYLPDASGLDLLQQLDVDTMILSAASDAESLRKAFRRGALGYLLKPFTAESLSQQLRSYARYRRLLGQPGALDQGSVERAKRALIPGDVTPAAKPRSATEAAVLESLVAGEQYSAVEVATRVGVSRATAQRYLSSLADDGAVDIQLRYGTTGRPEHRYSLPAS
- a CDS encoding RidA family protein; this encodes MRKTFGTGSVWEQTLGYSRAVQVDNTLYISATAASGEDGIVGEDFYTQTQYILQKLGVVLADAGFSFEDVVQSKLYLTDISKWEEAGRAHGEVFGEIRPTLALVHVLPFLDPKMLVEIELVAQKSAS
- a CDS encoding GNAT family N-acetyltransferase yields the protein MQSQITIRPAVEADFQAIARITVDSYLAAGYFDSADHPYMQQIQDVAARAAKATIWVAERDRQVVGSVTLALAGEPFADIALPDELEFRMLVVDPAVQRSGAGKAMVEAIIEHAKSLEGITGVALTTGGTWESAHGLYRKTGFKRVPERDWLIPGTDIKLLVYRLDVQPT
- a CDS encoding inositol monophosphatase family protein, which produces MSHADLNTELLAVARQAAAAGAAVLASRDGETLDVSNKGDAGDWVTAFDVAAENAVRDAIVAARPQDTITGEEHGTTRPAAPTGYRWSIDPLDGTTNFIRNIVYYATSVAVADADGVWLAGVVNAPALGRVYYAARGQGAWLEEGGRVTQLQGPAPDRAGQILATGFSYDPAIRAEQAALLGSLMDGFADVRRLGSAALDLCMVADGTHDAYGERGLNEHDFSAGALIAEEAGCWVRRPRLASPLDGGPADEDRLAAWTCAGTLALSGKFPL